In Brienomyrus brachyistius isolate T26 chromosome 2, BBRACH_0.4, whole genome shotgun sequence, the genomic window GACGCATAACTGACTCCCCACACAAGTCTCCATTTGTTAAAGCAACGTTTCGGTCTTGTTAAGAAACATCATTTAATTGCAGAATTAAAGCTGCGAGAAGGTGTCAGATTTTACCCAACTTACAACTGCATGGTATGTAGCCGTGTAGGTAGCAATATGGCCCAACGCCCGATCAGTGCTTAACGGGACTTGCTCAAGCTGAACGACGTGCCAAGGTGCACCACTGAAAAATGGATGAGGCAAAGAGGTCCTTTCAAAAATCTGTTTAGTTCTCTTGATGGCATGAATAATTGATGGGTAGACTTAATGAGATTTCTTAATGTCCTGCCTTAACAACAAATTAAGGAGTGCGTATTCTGTAGGTTGATGCTATTGAAATATTTCTTGCCCCGTATTATATGCTATACCCTATTACAGAACCGCTGCTGATAATGAAAACATGGTGCATTTTCTTGTTACGATCATTAACATTGCTGCTTTTCTTTCTCCAAAGATTGCCTTGGCTCCACGGTTTTTGCTCCGATTAAATCCGACATCATGGGAAATATCACTGTAAGTACAGTAGCTACTCCACTGCGAAAATGCCACTCGGTAAAGCTTGGTTCCCCCTTCCTGTAAGAACATCTCTCTTTCATTCTCTTTCCGTACAGAAAATCAAGGCAGTTTATGACAGCAATCCAAGCCGTTACAAAACCCTTCAGAATATACTGGAGGCTGAGAAGGAGATGTATGGATCCCAGTGGCCCAAAGTGGGAGCAAGCCTGGCACTCATGTGGCTGAAGAGGTAACCCTCTCCTCCCCCGGGACAAACAGCACGTCCATCAGAACCTTCCACAAACTGTATGCTGATGGCTTCTACTTCCAATTGTCACCAGGGGGCTTCGCTTCATCCAGGTCCTTCTGCAGAGCCTCGCAGATGGAGAACAGGATGAAAACAACCCGAACCTGATCCGTGTTAATGCCATTAAGGCCTATGAGTTTGCCCTGAAAAAATACCACGGCTGGCTAGTCCAAAATCTCTTCAAGGTAAGCAAAGCTGTAAGATGATGTCATGCCAGTTTGGCACTGACTGCTGCCATTAAAGATGTGAAGATGTCTTCAAGAAAGATCTGAGGCATGTCTCCATGGAACTCTTGTAATCCATGGAGCTGTGCAACTGGACGTCTCTACTGAAGCAAATCACATACCTCCAGTTCCACAGCTCAACAACACCAAGTCCCTCGTGAGGTAAAACCGCTAATCCCTTGGTTAGAATGACACACCTTAACAGAGAATGGTGGGTGCAGCAAGCAGTGCGAATCACATAAACATAgatacaaaacaaaaataattacagacactactctacttacgaattttcaacttacgaattttcggacatacgaacgaagaggactataagtccaaattgtgttcattggtaaatggactgcatttatatagcacttttcaccAGTTCCgcctagtatgacttctggccgctactcccgccgcgcagcagcctagcgtgcgtactcccagcatccaggttccttgtacttgcgtatacccttaagtaatgttgaataacgacttgcgaacatttcaagttacgaacggccgttcggaacgtgtctcattcgtaagtagaggag contains:
- the gltpa gene encoding glycolipid transfer protein, which codes for MALLMDHQFKQVPADKQVETRAFLEAVSYLPPFFDCLGSTVFAPIKSDIMGNITKIKAVYDSNPSRYKTLQNILEAEKEMYGSQWPKVGASLALMWLKRGLRFIQVLLQSLADGEQDENNPNLIRVNAIKAYEFALKKYHGWLVQNLFKMAMLAAPYKSDFLKALSKGREVKEEDCLEKIRQFLVNFTATVDAIYEMYTKMNAELDYTV